CTGGATGAACGAACGCGCGCCGAGCCGTCCCGCGATCATTTTGCCGCTCGACGCGTCACTCGAAATCCGGCTCGAAGTCGCGTCGCGATTCGTTCGCCGCCTTCAGGGTGGCGCCGCAGGGCCGCTACCTCGCGCGCTACAATTGACCGCGCAGCGGCGCGCGCGTCTCATCCTATTGCTGCACACGCTGGATTTCCGGCTCGGCGGCGCGGGGCCACGCGACATCGCCGCATCCCTGATCGACGCCGAGGACGCTGCGCTTCCCGCGCTCGAGTGGAAGAGTTCGGCGACGCGCCGCAAGGCGAACCGTCTCATCCATGATTCCATCGCGCTGATGAACGGCGGCTACAAGCGGCTGCTGCGCGGCGGCTGACGGCCCTTCCGCATTCTCCGTTTCCTAGGACATCCAGCGTGCGCCTCGCGGAAGGGGGGACACGGACCGACCTCAAAACTTCGTCCTCCCCCTGCGCTTCTCTTCTCCGCCAGGTTGATCTCGAAACGCCGCGACCTCCCTGCGGCGCACCTCACCGC
The sequence above is a segment of the Methylosinus trichosporium OB3b genome. Coding sequences within it:
- a CDS encoding DUF2285 domain-containing protein; its protein translation is MASAPPRFAADGTFDPTAFGKVVADRSDEGDRQVVIGDARGEIHVWMNERAPSRPAIILPLDASLEIRLEVASRFVRRLQGGAAGPLPRALQLTAQRRARLILLLHTLDFRLGGAGPRDIAASLIDAEDAALPALEWKSSATRRKANRLIHDSIALMNGGYKRLLRGG